From a single Glycine soja cultivar W05 chromosome 19, ASM419377v2, whole genome shotgun sequence genomic region:
- the LOC114400350 gene encoding ankyrin repeat-containing protein At5g02620-like has protein sequence MMKKQLTGIRGDSPLQSAIRVGNLELVLEIISQSPEDELKELLSKQNNSFETALYVAAENGHLDILKELIRYHDIGLASFKARNGFDPFHIAAKNGHLEIVKVLMEAFPEISMTVDLSNTTGLHTAAAQGHIEVVNFLLEKGSSLITIAKSNGKTVLHSAARNGYVEVVKALLSKEPEIAMRIDKKGQTALHMAVKGQNLELVDELVKLNPSLANMVDAKGNTALHIATRKGRLQVVQKLLDCREIDTDVINKSGETALDTAEKNGRLEIANFLQHRGAQSAKSIKSPTTNTALELKRTVSDIKSGVHNQLEHTIKTQRRMQGIAKRINKMHTEGLNNAINSNTVVAVLIATVAFAAIFNVPGQYPEKQNELSPGMSPGEAYIAPDIGFKIFIIFDSTALFISLAVVIVQTSVVVIERKAKRQMMAVINKLMWVACVLISVAFIAMSYIIVGDHKELAIAATVLGTVIMAATLGTLCYWVITHHLEASRLRSLRTTMSSRQSMSMSMMSGSENEYKTVYAI, from the exons ATGATGAAGAAACAATTGACAGGCATACGGGGTGATTCTCCCCTACAATCGGCAATCCGAGTTGGAAATTTAGAATTGGTTCTGGAAATCATCTCTCAGAGTCCAGAGGACGAATTAAAGGAGTTgctttcaaaacaaaacaactctTTTGAAACTGCCTTATATGTTGCTGCTGAAAATGGTCATCTTGATATACTGAAGGAATTGATTAGATACCATGATATTGGGTTGGCCAGCTTCAAAGCTAGAAATGGATTCGATCCATTCCATATTGCTGCTAAAAATGGACACTTGG AGATAGTGAAGGTCCTCATGGAGGCCTTTCCTGAAATTTCAATGACTGTTGATCTGTCGAACACTACTGGGTTGCATACTGCTGCAGCACAAGGACACATTGAGGTAGTAAATTTTCTCTTGGAAAAAGGTAGTAGCCTGATAACTATTGCTAAAAGCAATGGGAAAACTGTATTGCATTCTGCTGCAAGAAATGGCTACGTGGAGGTCGTCAAGGCCCTTCTGAGCAAAGAACCTGAAATTGCAATGAGAATTGATAAGAAGGGGCAGACAGCACTCCATATGGCGGTTAAAGGACAGAATCTTGAGTTGGTGGATGAACTCGTGAAACTGAATCCATCTTTGGCAAATATGGTGGATGCCAAGGGAAACACTGCACTGCATATAGCAACCCGGAAAGGTCGTCTACAG GTTGTTCAGAAGTTACTAGATTGCAGAGAAATAGACACAGATGTTATTAACAAATCTGGAGAAACTGCTTTGGATACTGCTGAGAAAAATGGTCGCCTGGAAATTGCCAACTTTCTGCAACATCGTGGAGCTCAAAGTGCCAAGTCCATCAAGTCACCGACTACAAACACGGCCCTTGAGCTCAAACGAACAGTGAGTGACATAAAAAGTGGGGTTCATAACCAACTGGAACACACAATTAAAACACAAAGACGTATGCAAGGTATAGCGAAGCGAATCAACAAAATGCACACCGAGGGGCTTAACAATGCGATCAACTCCAACACTGTAGTTGCTGTCCTTATTGCAACAGTTGCTTTTGCTGCCATATTTAATGTCCCGGGCCAGTATCCTGAGAAACAAAATGAACTCTCTCCTGGAATGTCTCCTGGGGAAGCATATATTGCTCCGGATATCGGATTCAAGATATTCATAATCTTTGATTCTACTGCTCTCTTCATATCATTGGCTGTTGTGATTGTCCAAACATCAGTGGTTGTTATTGAGAGGAaagcaaagagacaaatgatGGCAGTTATAAATAAGTTGATGTGGGTAGCATGTGTGCTGATTTCTGTGGCATTTATTGCAATGTCATACATAATTGTTGGGGATCATAAAGAGTTGGCTATAGCAGCCACAGTTCTAGGAACAGTGATTATGGCAGCTACGTTGGGAACACTCTGTTATTGGGTGATTACTCACCACCTTGAGGCCTCAAGATTGCGAAGTCTTAGGACAACAATGAGCAGTAGGCAGTCAATGTCTATGTCAATGATGTCAGGATCGGAGAATGAGTATAAGACAGTGTATGCAATCTAA